One Gordonia zhaorongruii DNA segment encodes these proteins:
- a CDS encoding GNAT family N-acetyltransferase, which produces MLLIRAARPDDCEAVAYIYRYYVENSVASFDYEAPDVACWRDRLASTSAAGRPFLVAEDPDLEDPELGPGIIGYAYLGPYRGKTGWNWTAENSIYLLPVAAGRGIGTTLLQALVAATDPSVVRNIMAVIADEVPASIAIHERVGFVEVGRSPGVGYKFGRWVGCVYLQLRLPLVSSRTCPSA; this is translated from the coding sequence ATGCTCTTGATTCGCGCGGCGCGCCCCGATGATTGCGAGGCAGTCGCTTACATCTACCGGTATTACGTGGAGAACTCGGTGGCGTCATTCGATTACGAGGCGCCCGACGTCGCCTGCTGGCGAGATCGTCTGGCGTCGACGTCGGCGGCCGGACGTCCGTTCCTCGTCGCTGAGGATCCGGACCTTGAGGATCCGGAGCTCGGACCGGGAATCATCGGCTACGCGTACCTCGGCCCGTATCGCGGGAAGACCGGCTGGAACTGGACCGCAGAGAACAGCATTTACCTGCTCCCCGTGGCGGCCGGACGTGGGATCGGAACCACCCTGCTGCAGGCGCTCGTCGCCGCGACCGACCCGTCCGTGGTGCGCAACATCATGGCGGTGATCGCGGACGAGGTCCCGGCGTCCATCGCGATCCATGAACGGGTCGGCTTCGTCGAGGTCGGCCGCTCACCCGGCGTCGGTTACAAGTTCGGCCGGTGGGTCGGCTGCGTGTACCTGCAGCTCCGACTCCCATTGGTATCCTCACGCACGTGCCCATCCGCCTGA
- a CDS encoding copper chaperone PCu(A)C — MARRHILRSARLTALAAATVASIALLGACSTDSTDNSPEADAVTVSVQWVKAVEGDSPGGGMTAAFAKIANGSDRDVRIVSASSGVSEQVQLHEVVDSGGTTTMKEKDGGFVVPSNGSLTMTPGGEHFMFMGVQRPIRAGQQVAITVRFADGSTTRVDALARDFDGNQENYSPDHSGEHR, encoded by the coding sequence ATGGCACGGCGCCATATCCTGCGCTCGGCCCGACTGACCGCACTCGCGGCAGCGACCGTCGCATCCATCGCACTACTCGGTGCGTGCTCCACCGATTCCACCGACAACAGCCCGGAAGCCGACGCGGTCACCGTGTCCGTTCAGTGGGTCAAGGCCGTCGAAGGCGATTCCCCCGGTGGTGGGATGACCGCGGCGTTCGCGAAGATCGCCAACGGCTCCGACCGCGATGTCCGGATCGTCTCCGCGTCGAGCGGCGTATCCGAACAGGTTCAGCTCCACGAAGTGGTGGACTCCGGCGGGACCACCACGATGAAGGAGAAGGACGGCGGGTTCGTGGTTCCGTCGAACGGATCGCTGACCATGACGCCGGGCGGTGAGCACTTCATGTTCATGGGCGTGCAGCGCCCGATCCGTGCAGGCCAGCAGGTGGCGATCACGGTCCGGTTCGCGGACGGATCCACCACACGCGTCGATGCGCTGGCACGCGATTTCGACGGCAATCAAGAGAACTACTCGCCGGATCATTCCGGCGAGCATCGGTGA